One segment of Platichthys flesus chromosome 15, fPlaFle2.1, whole genome shotgun sequence DNA contains the following:
- the nova1 gene encoding RNA-binding protein Nova-1 isoform X1, which translates to MEEGEYFLKVLIPSYAAGSIIGKGGQTIVQLQKETGATIKLSKSKDFYPGTTERVCLIQGTVEALNGVHNFIAEKVREMPQSAQKPEPVSILQPQTTVNPDRVKQAKLIVPNSTAGLIIGKGGATVKAVMEQSGAWVQLSQKPEGINLQERVVTISGEPEQNRKAVEIIVQKIQEDPQSSSCLNISYSNVSGPVANSNPTGSPYANTAEVMPNAAAAAATASSLLGQAGLTGMGAFPTAMSSFSGNDLLAITSALNTLASYGYNTNTLGLGLNPAAASGVLAAVAASANPAAAAAANLLASYASDASGSAGHHAAGLGGFSLGSLAAATGASNGYLNASSPLMASSLLAAEKLGDGAKDVVEIAVPENLVGAILGKGGKTLVEYQELTGARIQISKKGEFIPGTRNRKVTITGSPAATQAAQYLISQRITYEQGVRATNPQKVG; encoded by the exons AGGAGGGCGAGTACTTCCTGAAGGTGCTGATCCCCAGCTATGCAGCCGGCTCTATAATTGGCAAGGGCGGCCAGACCATCGTACAACTGCAGAAAGAGACGGGTGCCACCATTAAGCTGTCCAAATCCAAAGACTTCTACCCAG GAACAACAGAACGCGTCTGTCTGATACAGGGGACAGTCGAAGCTCTCAATGGTGTTCACAACTTCATTGCGGAGAAAGTCCGTGAGATGCCTCAGAGCGCTCAGAAACCCGAACCTGTCAGCATACTGCAACCACAGACCACCGTCAACCCTGACCGGGTCAAACAG GCAAAATTGATCGTGCCCAATAGCACGGCTGGACTGATCATTGGCAAGGGTGGAGCCACAGTGAaggcagtgatggagcagtcaGGGGCTTGGGTGCAACTCTCCCAGAAGCCAGAGGGCATCAACCTCCAGGAGCGCGTGGTAACCATCAGTGGGGAGCCTGAACAGAACCGCAAGGCTGTGGAAATCATAGTGCAGAAGATCCAGGAGGAccctcagagcagcagctgtctCAACATCAGCTATTCTAACGTCTCGGGTCCAGTGGCCAACTCCAACCCCACTGGCTCCCCCTACGCCAACACGGCTGAGGTCATGCCCAACGCGGCCGCAGCAGCTGCCACTGCCTCCAGCCTTCTGGGTCAGGCCGGCTTGACGGGAATGGGTGCCTTCCCCACCGCCATGTCTAGCTTCTCTGGCAATGATCTGTTGGCCATCACCTCAGCCCTCAATACATTGGCCAGCTATGGCTACAACACTAACACCCTTGGCCTTGGCCTCAACCCTGCAGCTGCCTCCGGGGTTCTTGCTGCAGTAGCAGCTAGCGCTaacccagctgctgctgctgcagctaaCCTGCTGGCCTCCTATGCTAGCGATGCCTCCGGCAGCGCTGGCCACCATGCTGCAGGCCTTGGTGGGTTCTCCCTGGGTTCGCTAGCAGCTGCTACAGGGGCTTCCAATGGTTACCTAAATGCGTCATCCCCGCTGATGGCCTCCTCTCTACTGGCAGCAGAGAAGCTGGGAGATGGGGCCAAGGACGTGGTTGAGATTGCTGTTCCTGAAAATCTAGTTGGTGCCATTTTGGGGAAAGGAGGGAAAACGCTGGTCGAGTACCAGGAGCTAACAGGAGCCCGAATCCAGATCTCCAAAAAGGGAGAGTTCATTCCTGGTACTCGGAACCGTAAAGTTACCATAACAGGGTCGCCAGCCGCTACACAAGCAGCACAGTATCTGATCAGCCAGAGGATCACGTACGAGCAAGGTGTGCGTGCTACCAACCCACAAAAGGTGGgctaa